A window from Glandiceps talaboti chromosome 15, keGlaTala1.1, whole genome shotgun sequence encodes these proteins:
- the LOC144446443 gene encoding coiled-coil domain-containing protein R3HCC1L-like — protein MFDDSGECLNEDLKKELSKQVKKKKKEKAIVVQKAEYDYYNYQPKDNFDYSAFSHVIEVYDFPPELKTEDLLMAFKQFQTQGFDIKWVDDTHALAVFSGSICANDALDTKHPLLKTRPLMMATRESKMKARKSVEFLQPYRARPETTAMTARRLVIGALGISGISAPRAKRDEERRKLKEAKDKKREEKKQKHDMWEGNI, from the exons ATGTTTGATGATAGTGGAGAGTGTCTAAATGAAGATTTGAAGAAAGAG TTATCCAAACAagtgaagaaaaagaagaaggaGAAGGCCATTGTTGTACAAAAAGCAGAGTATGATTACTACAACTATCAACCTAAAGATAACTTTGATTATTCAG cATTTTCCCATGTGATAGAGGTGTATGACTTTCCACCAGAGTTGAAAACAGAAGATCTCCTCATGGCTTTTAAACaatttca GACGCAAGGTTTTGATATCAAGTGGGTGGATGATACACATGCATTAGCTGTCTTTTCTGGTTCAATATGTG CAAATGACGCTTTGGACACAAAACATCCACTGTTAAAGACACGTCCATTAATGATGGCTACTAGGGAATCTAAAATGAAAGCAAGGAAATCTGTTGAGTTCCTACAACCATACAGGGCTAGACCAGAAACTACAGCAATGACAG CAAGAAGACTTGTTATTGGTGCTCTTGGTATAAGTGGTATAAGTGCTCCTAGAGCAAAACGAGACGAAGAAAGAAGAAAACTTAAAGAAGCCAAAG ACAAGAAACGAGAAGAGAAGAAACAGAAGCACGATATGTGGGAAGGGAACATATGA